tgatatttttgaataaaatatatttattgtttttggggTGGCGTGACTACGGCATTAGAATATACATGACCATCAGAATACAGGATTATGCAtgactataaataaatgttaatcagTGTAAAGCATGACCTGAATGTGTTCAGATATTCATTTTTACATCTacattaattactaaaaatattcTCTAGATTTTGCCCAGCTTGTCACAACACCTAAGTGAACGTGTGCAAACATGTAATGCATAAACAGCCAGAAAAGAACAGTTTAGGTTTTAATAGGTTTTGGCCGCTCCCAGTAAGTTACACTCCCTACACCCTAAAACAAGTAGCACTCATATTTCAACATTACCCTCATGATTTACAATCTGTACTTGATACATTTAaatctggggaaaaaaagaaaacattatactatatattaaaatacaatgcaatataATACACATAAGTAATtgaccattcaaaagcttagtgttggtaagatttttcatgtttttgaaggcTTTtctgctcaaaaataaaaatacagtaaaaacagtaatattgtgaaatatgaatatattttaaaatgtaatttattcccgtgaaaattaattttaagcatcattactgaCATTGTgacatcagtgtcacatgatccttcaaaaatcattctgtttCCATCTAATATGAAAAGTGCTGCctaatttttgtgcaaactgtgatacatttctttttcaagattctttgattaatagaaagtccAGCAGCATCTATAGGAAACCCCATTggttttttgtaacatttttaccATCACATTTGACCAATTTAaagtgttcttgctgaataaaaaagtattaatttctttaaaaagtgacTGAACGCTAAGGCATACTGTcgttcatattaaaaataaaatttcaatgaaCACAATTCTTCTAGAATCTCAGATAAAGGCAGATTCATTTAGATCACAAATATTGTCTGCAAATTAAACGCATATTCCATATTTAGACTCGTTATGGAAAGACATCCGACACCAGCCTCGGTTTATGTAACACTGGCTCATTCCTTTCTCTGACGTCTTCATTCAAGGAGATGAACTGGTTTCTCGTCTTGTTCTTTTTCTTGAGCCCCACCGGATGAGGTAGGATGAGGGGACCTAAAGTGTATTTCCGTGGGTCATACTCATCCCTGACCTGATGATGCACCTCCTGGTGGACGGCTTTCGGGTCTCCGAGGAGCTCCCTCAGCTTTCCCGGGACATCTTTGCGCAGGTAGTGGTAGGGTTTCTTCCCGCAGTTGTCCCTTATGTTCCCATTGGCACCGTACTTACGGACTAGAAGGTCAATCAGAGAGTGCTGATCGTGGATGGCAGCGATGTGAAGCGGCGTGTAGCCCCCATTGGACTTGCCATTGACATCCACCCCATGATCACTCTTCCTAGACACCTCAATAATCGTACACACCATCTCAGCGTTTCCACACTTGATGGCCCAGTGCAGGGCCGTGAACCCTGACATGAAGTCCTTCTTCTCTGCAAGCTGGGCGTCTTTTAACAGAAGGCCGTACACTTGAGTCCACTGTCCAGCCGCAGACTTCACCAGCCACTCGTGCTCCACGGGGTCAAGCGGGCAATGGTGCGAGTCCTTGGGCTCATCCGCTTGTTTAGGGGTCTTGAAGTGTCTCCGTAACTGCGGCGAGGCCCCAGCGCTGGCCACGCTGTCTGTTCTCCTCTTACACTGAGGCGAGGGTTGAAGCTCTTGTCCCAAGCTCTCAGCGGAAGGCTTCTTGTTATGACCACCCAAGTCTATTTGAGGTATTCGTAAAGGCAGAGCATACGGTTTGTTTGTGCTTGTTTCTTTCTTGGCGGCTCCCGAGAAATCAGGCTTGAGCGGGACGGTGAAATTTAAAGACTTCTTAGGTTTAAACTCCACAGTCTTGATTCTTTCCAAAGCAAACTCTATGGGAAAGAGTGGCGTGGTGTCGTCTGAAGCCTGTGACGAAGATGTGCTCAGAGCTTTCTGTTCAGACTTCTTACCTTCTGCACTTTGGGAACGAGTGGgtttttctttcttgtcttcttCTGGAAGTGATCCATCTTTGCCGCAATCTTCTCTTGGTGTGTTTTCAGCATTTGAGGCTTCTAGTAAATAATTGTACCCTTTCTTTAAGACTATATACTTGGTGTCCTCAAAGTCTTTCACGACAGCAATGTTGTTCACAAACCTTTTGAAGAGATCTCGGTTCTGTTTCTTCTCCGCCGGATCACTGCAGTTTAGTAGCTCTCTGAACTTGCCCAGCAGCTCGGAGTTTTTCACCTTTCCCCTGCCTTCTAATAATGCGTTTAAAATCGCCTCTTGAGTCAAAGCCATTTCTTAATACGTCGGGGATACAAACATACTGTAGCACGGTCTCCCGAGGTCACCTGAGCTGTCGCCACGCCCTTACCTGTCTTCCGGAATCAATGCAACAACACGTCACGTAAAAAAAAAGAGGTGGGTGGGGGCGgggctgttcaaaagtttaaaaacgACTCCTAAATTAAATCTTTTGCGTATTTTAGCAACATTTGCCAAGGATAAAGTTATTCAGCTTAGCTAGTTActgtaaacaatttaaaacaaaatcatatccataataataataattctaaaatgataaaaatctgtaaattgcATGTACTCTCCCATGCGAGTGTTTAAACGAATATTATGCATGTCATTAAACGGTTTTGATAATTCACGAATTGATACTTGCATTGATACTTGAAGTTCTACCTTGCCATGTCTTAAGAAAAGACATTCCTGAAGTCAGTGGGAGTTTCCAGGAAGAAGCCATATTGAGCTGATGCTTTTTATGAAATTACGATTCCTAGTACGGCGAGAAAttgtctcatgaatattaattaagtcGTATCAACCGTCTACATAATCATCCCGGACCGTCCAATCAcgtcacctaattaatattcaacaGCCGTTGGAAAACAAACGGCTCTGGGCGTGGTAAGATTCTTTGGTTCTGCCTTTCAGCCAATCAGCGCACAACGTCTC
This window of the Cyprinus carpio isolate SPL01 chromosome A21, ASM1834038v1, whole genome shotgun sequence genome carries:
- the LOC109058780 gene encoding ankyrin repeat domain-containing protein SOWAHA-like is translated as MALTQEAILNALLEGRGKVKNSELLGKFRELLNCSDPAEKKQNRDLFKRFVNNIAVVKDFEDTKYIVLKKGYNYLLEASNAENTPREDCGKDGSLPEEDKKEKPTRSQSAEGKKSEQKALSTSSSQASDDTTPLFPIEFALERIKTVEFKPKKSLNFTVPLKPDFSGAAKKETSTNKPYALPLRIPQIDLGGHNKKPSAESLGQELQPSPQCKRRTDSVASAGASPQLRRHFKTPKQADEPKDSHHCPLDPVEHEWLVKSAAGQWTQVYGLLLKDAQLAEKKDFMSGFTALHWAIKCGNAEMVCTIIEVSRKSDHGVDVNGKSNGGYTPLHIAAIHDQHSLIDLLVRKYGANGNIRDNCGKKPYHYLRKDVPGKLRELLGDPKAVHQEVHHQVRDEYDPRKYTLGPLILPHPVGLKKKNKTRNQFISLNEDVRERNEPVLHKPRLVSDVFP